Genomic window (Candidatus Nitrospira nitrificans):
TGCCAGGCAAAGAGCAGGCGCGCCCCATCGAAAGCGATTGTAGCCAAGTAACTTGTAAAATGCAAGTTACTTGGCTACGGTATTCCCCCATGACTCATTTATCTCTTAGATGATAGGGGGGAGTGAGTCCTGCCGAGGGACCTGATAGAATGAGCGCCGCTATGAGATTTAAACGGTCAGACTGCCCGATCACCAATGTGCTGGATACCCTTGGCGATAAGTGGACACTCTTGGTTATTCGAGATCTGGTCTTGGGCAAGAGACGTTATCAGGAATTCCTCTCCTCTCCGGAAAGGATCGCGTCAAACATCCTTGCAGATAGACTGGCAAAACTGGAAGCCGCTGGCCTTGTGACGAGACGGGCCTACCAACAGAATCCCGCACGCCATGAATATCTTCTGACAAAAAAAGGGAAAGGCCTAGAACCGGTATTGGAGGCCATCATCGTATGGGGGAAGAAGCATTACCCTGGAACTAAAAGATTCCCCACCGTTCGGCAAGGCTACGGAGCTGTTAAGCAATGACAGATACACGGTAACGGAGATTGGCCCACCGGCCGAGAGCTTGTCGGGTAATTGCGCTTTCACTTGAACCATTGCTTGGATTGGCCTGAATGGGCCTTGAGTAGGCCAAATGAGATGACCAGGAAGCTTTCCTAAACCGGGGGGTCGTACGTTCAATTCGTATCGGGAGCACCATACCAACCTTTGACCCGCGCGCTATTCATCGTCTTATCGTGGTAAATGCACGGATAAATACCCCCAGTGATATCCCCTTCTAGAGTTGCTTTGCTCGT
Coding sequences:
- a CDS encoding winged helix-turn-helix transcriptional regulator, producing MRFKRSDCPITNVLDTLGDKWTLLVIRDLVLGKRRYQEFLSSPERIASNILADRLAKLEAAGLVTRRAYQQNPARHEYLLTKKGKGLEPVLEAIIVWGKKHYPGTKRFPTVRQGYGAVKQ